From one Acidobacteriota bacterium genomic stretch:
- a CDS encoding HEAT repeat domain-containing protein gives MAVVLVILVLSVSGCSKDKKEKIGEIYALKSTPQAGNVEKMKAYLEDKDREVRASALWYLKDVDREEAFRAAVRMLDDRDGFVRSSAAKVLGELKNPAAIDHLLRNVDDEDFHVRLKIAEAAGDIGGPGAMTILERLTFDTRKDVRIFVAEAFGKIGNKDSLPFLYNLLKDKDFEVRVKAATALGNIGDESAIPQLEKSLDDDNKFVRAATQRSLYQLLKDEPSTQE, from the coding sequence ATGGCAGTTGTCCTTGTGATCCTCGTTCTCAGTGTGTCAGGCTGCAGCAAGGACAAGAAAGAAAAGATAGGGGAGATATATGCATTGAAGAGCACGCCGCAGGCCGGTAATGTTGAAAAAATGAAGGCTTATCTTGAAGATAAAGACCGTGAGGTACGGGCTTCGGCTCTCTGGTATCTAAAGGATGTCGACCGGGAGGAAGCCTTCCGGGCTGCCGTCAGGATGCTTGATGACAGGGATGGTTTTGTGAGATCGTCGGCAGCGAAGGTCCTCGGCGAGTTGAAGAACCCTGCTGCGATCGATCACCTCCTGCGGAACGTCGATGATGAGGACTTCCATGTGAGGTTGAAGATTGCGGAAGCAGCGGGTGACATCGGTGGTCCGGGAGCCATGACGATCCTTGAGAGACTCACCTTCGATACTCGTAAGGATGTCCGGATCTTTGTGGCTGAAGCCTTCGGAAAGATCGGTAATAAGGATTCGCTTCCATTCCTGTACAATCTTCTCAAGGATAAAGACTTTGAAGTGAGAGTCAAAGCAGCTACGGCCCTCGGAAATATCGGAGATGAATCGGCTATACCGCAGCTTGAAAAGTCTCTCGATGATGATAACAAATTCGTCAGGGCCGCGACGCAGAGATCTCTCTACCAGCTTCTGAAAGATGAACCATCCACTCAGGAATAG